From one Triticum aestivum cultivar Chinese Spring chromosome 4B, IWGSC CS RefSeq v2.1, whole genome shotgun sequence genomic stretch:
- the LOC123091220 gene encoding serine carboxypeptidase-like 19 isoform X2, protein MEAQVSRPLMEMALPLRLIFLLCFLSALPRHCHFLAADATSTLVASLPGFDGPLPFRLETGYVCQARTFLDTPTLQVHSFTSSSSMVRIFSFHNKCDAVAFHSTHREGSFVLSPDTHHGPCPAPRRNKPGVAALRVVYSRRRRHVLLPRVCVVSACQGAEAYYGVLSVSSTGKHWKRPTKDFNNKKTKCQRLEVRWSSRWKWASTNSQGASFRRKTMEAQVPRPLRLIFLLCFFSALPRRCRFLAAEAAPTLVASLPGFDGPLPFRLETGYVTVDEQNGSELFYYFIESEGDSRSDPVIVWITGGDRCSVLSALLFEIGPLKLIGEPYNGTIPRLRYHPYAWTKVASVLFVDSPVGAGFSFSRDPRGYDVGEVSSSLQLKKFLTKWFTEHPDYLPNPFYVGGDSSGGKIVPFLAQKISEDIEAAVRPLINLKGYLVGNPATGEYNIDYGSRVPYLHGMGIISDQLYEMIMEHCQGEDYSNPKNSLCAQALDRSNQLWNEISHPHILYKKCVYASSKPNDGSTERKILKEEVGVLKHPPPRPPMGCQNYVNYLSYFWANNNITRKALGIKKGSKDEWVRCHERDLPYSLEIKSTVKYHRNMTLKGYRALVYSGDHDSVIPFLGTQSWLRSLNFPVVDEWRAWHLNGQSAGFTITYTNNLTFATVKSPWSSALLRPLWERT, encoded by the exons ATGGAGGCGCAAGTGTCTCGGCCCCTCATGGAGATGGCCCTCCCCCTgcggctcatcttcctcctctgcttcttatCCGCTCTGCCACGTCACTGTCACTTCCTCGCCGCCGATGCTACTTCGACGCTCGTCGCCAGCCTCCCAGGCTTCGATGGCCCCCTCCCCTTCCGGCTTGAGACCGGGTACGTGTGTCAAGCACGTACGTTCTTGGACACTCCTACGTTGCAGGTCCACTCGTTTACAAGCTCCTCGTCCATGGTCCGGATCTTTTCTTTTCACAACAAATGTGATGCGGTTGCATTTCACTCCACTCATCGTGAAGGATCCTTTGTCCTGAGTCCTGACACACACCATGGACCATGCCCTGCTCCACGGCGGAACAAGCCAGGCGTCGCCGCTTTGAGGGTTGTATACTCGAGAAGAAGACGACACGTGCTGTTGCCCCGGGTGTGTGTCGTTTCCGCGTGTCAGGGCGCCGAGGCGTACTACGGTGTGCTCTCTGTCTCCAGTACCGGAAAACACTGGAAAAGACCCACGAAGG ACTTcaataataaaaaaacaaaatgtCAGCGGCTAGAGGTCAGGTGGAGCAGCCGATGGAAGTGGGCAAGTACGAACAGCCAGGGAGCAAGTTTTCGTCGGAAAACCATGGAGGCGCAAGTGCCTCGGCCCCTgcggctcatcttcctcctctgcttcttctccgcTCTGCCACGCCGCTGCCGCTTCCTCGCCGCCGAGGCGGCTCCAACGCTCGTCGCCAGCCTTCCAGGCTTCGATGGCCCCCTCCCGTTCCGGCTTGAGACCGG GTACGTGACCGTGGACGAGCAGAACGGCTCGGAGCTGTTCTACTACTTCATCGAGTCGGAGGGCGACTCACGGAGCGACCCGGTCATCGTCTGGATCACCGGTGGCGACCGCTGCAGCGTCCTGAGCGCGTTGCTCTTCGAGATAG GTCCGTTGAAATTAATCGGAGAGCCCTACAATGGCACCATACCGCGGCTGCGGTACCACCCCTACGCATGGACCAAAGTTGCCAGTGTCCTGTTCGTGGACTCGCCGGTCGGCGCCGGGTTCTCCTTCTCCCGGGACCCCAGAGGCTATGATGTTGGGGAAGTCTCTTCTTCGCTGCAGCTCAAAAAGTTCCTCACCAAG TGGTTCACCGAGCATCCTGATTACCTTCCAAATCCTTTCTACGTCGGAGGAGACTCATCCGGTGGAAAGATCGTTCCATTTCTCGCACAGAAGATCTCAGAAG ATATTGAAGCTGCAGTGAGGCCGTTAATTAATCTTAAG GGCTATCTGGTCGGCAACCCGGCTACCGGTGAATACAACATCGATTATGGATCGAGAGTGCCATATCTTCATGGAATGGGCATAATTTCAGATCAGTTGTATGAG ATGATAATGGAGCATTGCCAAGGGGAAGATTATAGCAACCCCAAGAATTCGCTCTGCGCTCAAGCTTTGGATAGATCCAACCAA ctgtggaatgaaattTCACATCCACACATTTTGTACAAAAAGTGTGTCTATGCGTCTTCCAAACCAAACGACGGGAGTACAGAAAGAAAGATCCTAAAGGAGGAAGTAGGAGTACTTAAGCATCCACCTCCTCGTCCTCCAATGGGTTGCCAG AACTATGTTAATTACCTATCATATTTTTGGGCTAACAACAACATCACTAGGAAAGCCCTTGGGATCAAGAAG GGGAGCAAGGATGAATGGGTGAGGTGCCACGAACGAGATCTACCTTATTCTTTGGAGATCAAGAGCACAGTAAAGTACCATCGTAATATGACGCTAAAAGGTTATCGTGCACTGGTATATAG TGGAGACCATGATTCTGTTATACCATTTCTGGGTACACAGTCTTGGCTGAGATCACTCAATTTCCCGGTAGTGGATGAGTGGAGGGCTTGGCATCTAAATGGACAGTCCGCGGG ATTCACCATAACATACACAAACAACCTGACGTTTGCTACGGTAAAG AGCCCGTGGAGTTCGGCGCTGCTCCGTCCGCTCTGGGAGCGCACTTGA
- the LOC123091220 gene encoding serine carboxypeptidase-like 19 isoform X1, which yields MEAQVSRPLMEMALPLRLIFLLCFLSALPRHCHFLAADATSTLVASLPGFDGPLPFRLETGYVCQARTFLDTPTLQVHSFTSSSSMVRIFSFHNKCDAVAFHSTHREGSFVLSPDTHHGPCPAPRRNKPGVAALRVVYSRRRRHVLLPRVCVVSACQGAEAYYGVLSVSSTGKHWKRPTKDFNNKKTKCQRLEVRWSSRWKWASTNSQGASFRRKTMEAQVPRPLRLIFLLCFFSALPRRCRFLAAEAAPTLVASLPGFDGPLPFRLETGYVTVDEQNGSELFYYFIESEGDSRSDPVIVWITGGDRCSVLSALLFEIGPLKLIGEPYNGTIPRLRYHPYAWTKVASVLFVDSPVGAGFSFSRDPRGYDVGEVSSSLQLKKFLTKWFTEHPDYLPNPFYVGGDSSGGKIVPFLAQKISEDIEAAVRPLINLKGYLVGNPATGEYNIDYGSRVPYLHGMGIISDQLYEMIMEHCQGEDYSNPKNSLCAQALDRSNQLWNEISHPHILYKKCVYASSKPNDGSTERKILKEEVGVLKHPPPRPPMGCQNYVNYLSYFWANNNITRKALGIKKGSKDEWVRCHERDLPYSLEIKSTVKYHRNMTLKGYRALVYSGDHDSVIPFLGTQSWLRSLNFPVVDEWRAWHLNGQSAGFTITYTNNLTFATVKNGGHTAPEFEPERCLAMFARWVSHESL from the exons ATGGAGGCGCAAGTGTCTCGGCCCCTCATGGAGATGGCCCTCCCCCTgcggctcatcttcctcctctgcttcttatCCGCTCTGCCACGTCACTGTCACTTCCTCGCCGCCGATGCTACTTCGACGCTCGTCGCCAGCCTCCCAGGCTTCGATGGCCCCCTCCCCTTCCGGCTTGAGACCGGGTACGTGTGTCAAGCACGTACGTTCTTGGACACTCCTACGTTGCAGGTCCACTCGTTTACAAGCTCCTCGTCCATGGTCCGGATCTTTTCTTTTCACAACAAATGTGATGCGGTTGCATTTCACTCCACTCATCGTGAAGGATCCTTTGTCCTGAGTCCTGACACACACCATGGACCATGCCCTGCTCCACGGCGGAACAAGCCAGGCGTCGCCGCTTTGAGGGTTGTATACTCGAGAAGAAGACGACACGTGCTGTTGCCCCGGGTGTGTGTCGTTTCCGCGTGTCAGGGCGCCGAGGCGTACTACGGTGTGCTCTCTGTCTCCAGTACCGGAAAACACTGGAAAAGACCCACGAAGG ACTTcaataataaaaaaacaaaatgtCAGCGGCTAGAGGTCAGGTGGAGCAGCCGATGGAAGTGGGCAAGTACGAACAGCCAGGGAGCAAGTTTTCGTCGGAAAACCATGGAGGCGCAAGTGCCTCGGCCCCTgcggctcatcttcctcctctgcttcttctccgcTCTGCCACGCCGCTGCCGCTTCCTCGCCGCCGAGGCGGCTCCAACGCTCGTCGCCAGCCTTCCAGGCTTCGATGGCCCCCTCCCGTTCCGGCTTGAGACCGG GTACGTGACCGTGGACGAGCAGAACGGCTCGGAGCTGTTCTACTACTTCATCGAGTCGGAGGGCGACTCACGGAGCGACCCGGTCATCGTCTGGATCACCGGTGGCGACCGCTGCAGCGTCCTGAGCGCGTTGCTCTTCGAGATAG GTCCGTTGAAATTAATCGGAGAGCCCTACAATGGCACCATACCGCGGCTGCGGTACCACCCCTACGCATGGACCAAAGTTGCCAGTGTCCTGTTCGTGGACTCGCCGGTCGGCGCCGGGTTCTCCTTCTCCCGGGACCCCAGAGGCTATGATGTTGGGGAAGTCTCTTCTTCGCTGCAGCTCAAAAAGTTCCTCACCAAG TGGTTCACCGAGCATCCTGATTACCTTCCAAATCCTTTCTACGTCGGAGGAGACTCATCCGGTGGAAAGATCGTTCCATTTCTCGCACAGAAGATCTCAGAAG ATATTGAAGCTGCAGTGAGGCCGTTAATTAATCTTAAG GGCTATCTGGTCGGCAACCCGGCTACCGGTGAATACAACATCGATTATGGATCGAGAGTGCCATATCTTCATGGAATGGGCATAATTTCAGATCAGTTGTATGAG ATGATAATGGAGCATTGCCAAGGGGAAGATTATAGCAACCCCAAGAATTCGCTCTGCGCTCAAGCTTTGGATAGATCCAACCAA ctgtggaatgaaattTCACATCCACACATTTTGTACAAAAAGTGTGTCTATGCGTCTTCCAAACCAAACGACGGGAGTACAGAAAGAAAGATCCTAAAGGAGGAAGTAGGAGTACTTAAGCATCCACCTCCTCGTCCTCCAATGGGTTGCCAG AACTATGTTAATTACCTATCATATTTTTGGGCTAACAACAACATCACTAGGAAAGCCCTTGGGATCAAGAAG GGGAGCAAGGATGAATGGGTGAGGTGCCACGAACGAGATCTACCTTATTCTTTGGAGATCAAGAGCACAGTAAAGTACCATCGTAATATGACGCTAAAAGGTTATCGTGCACTGGTATATAG TGGAGACCATGATTCTGTTATACCATTTCTGGGTACACAGTCTTGGCTGAGATCACTCAATTTCCCGGTAGTGGATGAGTGGAGGGCTTGGCATCTAAATGGACAGTCCGCGGG ATTCACCATAACATACACAAACAACCTGACGTTTGCTACGGTAAAG AACGGTGGACACACTGCACCAGAGTTCGAACCAGAGAGATGCCTCGCTATGTTCGCGCGTTGGGTTTCCCATGAGTCGCTCTGA